The genomic stretch AACGCGTTATCGAGCGCAGCCAGAACGATGTGCTCGGCGTGCAGTTCCGCCTCTCCCGGCGCTTCGGCAAGAGCTTCATCGAGGACACGGAGATTCCCCAGCAGCGGCGCAACAACACGACCGCCGAGGTGGGGCTCACAGACCGCCATTACTTCGGCGCGGCGCAGCTCGATGCCAACCTGGCATATCGCCAAGGCATCGGCGCGTTGGGCGCGCAGGACGACACGCTCGCGGATGGCGGCGGCCCGACCTGGCGCTACCACATGGTGGTGGCCGATGCGAACCTGTCCGTGCCGTTCAAGATTGCATCGCAGAACCTGCGTTACGTCACCACCTTCCGGGGCCAATACACGCGCGACCACCTGTATTCGCTCGACGCTCTGACGATTGGCAGCCGCTACACGGTGCGCGGCTTCGACGGCGAGAACCTGCTTGCAGGGGACTACGGCTTTTACTGGCGCAACGAGCTGCAAGCGCCGATCGGCAACACGGGCCTGTCGGTCTACGGCGGCGTGGATTACGGCCACGTCTATGGTCCTTCCACCGTCAACATCATTGGACGGCAACTCGCTGGTGCGGTGATTGGATTGCGTGGCGGCTGGGCGACGCGCTTCGGCTCGCTCTCCTACGACCTGTTTGCGGGCACGCCGATCTACAAGCCGGCGGGCTTCGCCACAGCCAACATCACGACGGGCTTCCAAGTCACGTACCAATACTGAGTCCAGCACAGGGGCGAACCACATGTACCGTGATATCACGGTCAAAAGAATTAGCGCCGGCTCAATGATCAAGCTCATTGCGATCGGCTTGTACCTGTCGATTGTGCCGCTCAGCTTGCTGATCGGGGCTCTCTCGCTGTTCGGTATTGGCCGGGTGATGTGGAATGGCAGGCCGCTCCATGGTCTTACAGCATTAAACGCAAGTCCGTTCGTAGGTGTGTTTCTGGCGGCAATGCTCGCAGCCATTGTCTGGGTAGGTTGCTCTTTCGGTCTCTGGGTTTTTTCCAGGTATCGTTCGATCGTTTTGGAGCTTCAGGAGGCCGACCCGGCCGGCCAAGACAAATAGCCGCGCGGCGAAGCTGTACAACACGATCACGATTCCGTTCTTGCATAGACGCGGCCGGCTACAACAGCTGCCGCGTCGCTGCCCAGCATTCTCAGCCGCGAGCGAACGAGCTAACGCCCGTGACGCCCATCAATCCGATACCCGGGCTCCCACGTCACCTTCACCGGCGCCAGCTCCTGTTCGATCGACGCTTTTTGCTTCTCGCCTAGGTAGTCATCCTCAATCAAAAACGTAAGGGCTGCCGGAAACAATTCCCGTAGCCGTTGGCACGCATGCGTTTCTGAAAACCACGCTTCCGCCTCATCGGCGTCGATCGCCAGCTTGATGACATTCCGCGCAACGGGCGCTGACTGCGCGATGCCCCGATGCGGCTCCGGGCTGTAGGGGTAGAAGGTTGGAGTTGTCGCCATGTGCCTGAGTTGTCTACGTCGTCCATCGAGGTCACGTTTCTGGTGAAGCAATATAGCCGCGCCGCTCAGCCACTGGTGCAACGCTAGTTGGCGCACGCCGCTCCCTCATCGCCCACACGTCCCAAACCGGTGCACCCCGCACCAACTCCAAGCGCCCAATCCCCCACACCCCCAGCCCACGCCTCACCCAAGGGCAAAGCCCAGGCAACCAACCCCCCGCAATACCGCGCAATACGCTGCTTTATGCTGCATGGCACAAAACTCGCATAAGCCGTGGGCGACCGGTCAGACCACGACCGTGTCTTTCTCCAATCCCGGCCCATGCACAGCATTCCATCCTCCGTCGCGCAAGCACTCCAGCAACGCATCCTGAGTGGCGAGTACCCCAGTGGCAGCCGCCTGCCGCCGCAGCGTGAGCTGGCGGAAAGCCTGGGCGTGAGCCGCGCGTCGTTGCGCGAGGCGCTCACCGTGCTCGAAACGCTGGGCCTGGTGGACATCCTCCCCAGCCGGGGCGTGGTGGTGCGCGGCCAGACGTTTGGCGCAGAAGGGGCGAATGCCGAGCGCATGCACCGGCCGTTTGCCACGCCGGCGCTGGGCACGCTGTCGCCGCGTCAGTTGATCGAGCTGCGCCTGGTGCTGGAGCCCGGCTGGACGGCGCTGGCTGCCGCGCGCATGCATGCCGCCGGCCTGCGCCACCTGCAGTGGCTGCAGCAGCAGTTGGCCCACGCGCTGGAGCGCAATGATTTGCTGAGCGCGGCAGAGGCGGATTTGCACTTCCACCTGCTGCTGGCGCAGTTGTCCGGCAACCCCGGGTTGATGGCGATGGCCGGCCAGTTGGAACACGCCATCGGCCACAGCCTGCGCCTGCCCTTTGCCCGCAACGGCGCAGACGACCACCCCGCGCACGAGCACGACGCCATCGTGCAGGCCATTGCCGCGGGCGATGTCGCCGCCAGCGCAGAGGCCATGCGCGCGCATCTGCTGTCGGCCGCGCGCCGCAGCGGCATTGATCTGACTGCGCCGCCCGCCACGCCCGAACCCATGCAGCACGAACCGGCTTCGTTTCGCCTCGCCTCGATTTCCTGATCCTGAATTTCCTGAAGGAGTTTTTGAATGACCCGCATCACTGCCCGCCACGCTTCGCGCCCCATCTCGCGTCGCTTCTTCCTCCATGCCGTCATGGCGGCCAGCGCTGTTGCGGCGTTGCTGCCCGGCCGCCCGGCACATGCCGATGCGCTGGCCAACATCCAGAAAGCCGGCGTGATCCGCGTGGCCATCCCGAACGACTTCCCGCCGTTCGGCTCGCTGGGGCCAGACCTCAAGCTGCAGGGCTATGACATCGACATGGCCAACCTCGTCGCCAAGGAACTCGGCGTCAAGGCCGAGCTGGTGCCCGTCACCAGCACCAACCGCATTCCGTTCCTCACCACGGGCAAGGTGGATGTCGTCATCTCCAGCTTGGGTAAGAACGCCGAGCGTGCCAAGGTGATCGACTTCACGCAGGCGTATGCGCCCTTCCCCAAGAGCGTGTATGGCCCGAAGGATGTGTCGATCAAGGGGCCGGCAGATCTGGCCGGCAAGACGATCGGCGTCACACGCGGCTCGACTGAAGATCTGGCGCTCTCGGCCGTTGCGCCGGCGTCGGCCACCATCAAGCGCTATGAAGACAACAACGCCACCGCGCAGAGCTACCTGATCGGCCAGGTGCAGTTGGTGACGGTGGGCAACATCGTCGCCAACGCGGTGAACGAGCGCACGAAGCTGCGCCAGCTCGACCTGAAGTTCCCCGTGGAAGACACGCCCTGCTACGTGGGTGTGGCCAAGGGCGAGCCCGCGCTGCTGGACAAGGTGAACACCGTCATCACCAAGCTGAAGACGGATGGCCGCCTGAACGATCTGTCGCAGCGCTGGATCAAGATGCCGCTGCCGGCCAAGCTTTAAGCGCACGCACGCCTTCGCAACACAGGCCCGGCGCCCACGTTGGTGTGCCGGGCCACGGATGACCTCCATGGCCTATCAATTCGACTTTGGCGCTGTCTTCAGTTACAGCAGCCAGCTCGCGCAGGGCGCGGCATTCACGCTTGCGCTCACGGCGGCGGGCGCGGTGCTCGGTGGCGCCATCGGCATTGCCGGGGGTGTGTGCCGCGCCTGGCGCATCGCCCCGTTCAATGCGTTGTTCAAGGTGTATGTGGAGGGCATCCGCAACACGCCGTTCCTCGTGCAGTTGATGTTCGTGTTCTTCGGCTTGCCCTCGCTGGGCGTGCAGATCAACGAATGGCAGGCGGCGCTGCTCACGGCGGTGGTCAACCTGGGCGCGTACATCACAGAGATCGTGCGTGCAGGCATTCAAGAAACACCGCGCGGCCAGCTGGAAGCCGCCAACGCGCTGGCGATGAGCCGCTGGGCCATCTTCCGGCACGTGGTGCTGCGGCCCGCGCTGCAGAAGGTGTGGCCGGCGCTGAGCAGCCAGATCGTGATCGTGATGCTGGGCACGTCGGTCGTCTCGCAGATTGCTGCACAGGATCTGACCTTTGCGGCCAACTTCATCCAGTCGCGCAACTTCCGCGCGTTTGAAACCTACCTGGTGGTGACGGCGCTGTACTTTGCGCTGGCGCTGTTGCTGCGTCACTTGCTGGCCTGGATCGGGCAGCGCTTTATTGTCGGGCGCCGCGCGCCTGCGGTGTCCGCTGCACCGCTTGCTACTCCTGCCAACGCAGCCGCTTCCGTTGGAGACGCCGCATGATCGCCGACATCCCTCTGTTGCCCATACTCCTCAAGCTGGGTGAGGGGCTGCTTGCCACGCTCATGCTGTCGCTCATGGCCTTTGCGCTGGGCGGCACCGCCGGCCTGGTGGTGCTGTTTGCCCGTGTGGGGCGCAACGCCACGCTGCAGCGCGTGAGCAAGGCGTACATCCAGCTCTTCCAGAACACGCCGCTGCTCATGCAGATGTTCATCGTGTTCTTTGGTGCGTCCATGGCGGGGTTCGAGATGTCGCCGTGGACGGCTGCCGCCATCGGACTGACGCTGTACACCAGCGCCTATCTGGCCGAGGTGTGGCGCGGCTGTGTCGAGGCCATTCCGCGCGGGCAGTGGGAGGCGTCTTCCAGCCTGGCGATGGGCTACTTCCAGCAGATGCGCCACGTGGTGCTGCCGCAGGCGGTGCGCCTGTCGATTGCGCCCACCGTGGGGTTCTCCGTGCAGATCGTCAAGGGCACGGCGGTGGCCTCCATCATCGGGTTTGAAGACCTGTCCAAGCTGGGTTCGGTGCTGGCCAATGCCACCTTCCAGCCATTCCTCATCTACGGGCTGGTGGCCATTGGGTATTTCGCGCTGTGCTGGCCACTGTCTCTTTACGCCTCTCATCTGGAAAAGAAGCTCTATGCCGCTCGTTGATCTTTGCGCCGTACACAAGCATTACGGCAACAACCACGTTCTCAAGGGCGTCGACCTGCGCGTGGAGGCCGGCCAGGTGGTCGCCATCATTGGGCGCAGCGGCTCGGGCAAGAGCACGCTGCTGCGGTCCATCAACGGGCTGGAAGCGATTGACGACGGGCAGATCGTCGTGGACAACGCGGTGCTCCAGGGCTCGCAGGCCACGCCCGCGCGGTTGCGCGCGCTGCGCCTGAACGTCGGCATGGTGTTCCAGCAGTTCAACCTGTTTCCGCACCTCACAGCCGGCCAGAACGTGGCGCTGTCGCCCGTGGTGGTCAAGGGCATGAAGAAGGCCGACGCCAACGACCTCGCGCGTCAGATGCTCGTCAAGGTGGGCCTGGCCGATAAGTTCGATGCGTACCCCGACCAGCTCAGCGGCGGCCAGCAGCAGCGCGTGGCCATTGCCCGCGCGCTGGCCATGCAGCCGAAGGTGCTGCTGTGCGACGAGATCACCTCCGCGCTCGATCCGGAACTGGTGAACGAAGTGCTGGCCGTGGTGAAGCAGCTCGCCGCCGAAGGCATGACGCTGATCATGGTCACGCACGAGATGCGCTTCGCCCGTGACGTGGGCGACCAGCTCGTCTTCATGCACCAGGGGCTGATCCATGAAAGCGGGCCGGCCAAAGAGGTGTTTGCCAGCCCCAAGACGGCGGAACTGGCGGCGTTCATTGGCGCGGTGCAGTGAGCCGCAGGGCATAGGCAGGCATCCGCGCGGCCTTGCCTCTGCCATAATTCGCGCACTCCCCTGCAACGCATTCGCGTCTTCCCATGGTTGTCCGCCCCCATCTGCACTGGTTCCGCATGCTGCTCGCATGGCGCGGATCGGTGCTCCCTCAGCTCCTGCCTCGTCTGTTCCTGATCTTCCTCGTGTCGTTGGTGGCCATCGCGGTGCATGCGCACCTGCTGCCCATCTCGGTCAACCTGAGCACGACGCCATTCTCGCTCGTCGGCATTGCGCTGGCGGTGTTCCTGGGCTTTCGCAATAACGCCAGCTACGACCGCTATTGGGAGGCCCGCAAGCTCTGGGGCCAATTGCTCACCACGGCGCGTTCGCTCATGCGTCAGGCGCTGACGTTGCCGCGCGGTGAAGGCCTGAACGCTGCCGCAGCGGATGCAGACGTGCGTGAGTTCGCACAGGTGCTAGGTGCGCTGCC from Ralstonia pickettii encodes the following:
- a CDS encoding transporter substrate-binding domain-containing protein; translation: MTRITARHASRPISRRFFLHAVMAASAVAALLPGRPAHADALANIQKAGVIRVAIPNDFPPFGSLGPDLKLQGYDIDMANLVAKELGVKAELVPVTSTNRIPFLTTGKVDVVISSLGKNAERAKVIDFTQAYAPFPKSVYGPKDVSIKGPADLAGKTIGVTRGSTEDLALSAVAPASATIKRYEDNNATAQSYLIGQVQLVTVGNIVANAVNERTKLRQLDLKFPVEDTPCYVGVAKGEPALLDKVNTVITKLKTDGRLNDLSQRWIKMPLPAKL
- a CDS encoding amino acid ABC transporter permease, which translates into the protein MIADIPLLPILLKLGEGLLATLMLSLMAFALGGTAGLVVLFARVGRNATLQRVSKAYIQLFQNTPLLMQMFIVFFGASMAGFEMSPWTAAAIGLTLYTSAYLAEVWRGCVEAIPRGQWEASSSLAMGYFQQMRHVVLPQAVRLSIAPTVGFSVQIVKGTAVASIIGFEDLSKLGSVLANATFQPFLIYGLVAIGYFALCWPLSLYASHLEKKLYAAR
- a CDS encoding amino acid ABC transporter permease, which codes for MAYQFDFGAVFSYSSQLAQGAAFTLALTAAGAVLGGAIGIAGGVCRAWRIAPFNALFKVYVEGIRNTPFLVQLMFVFFGLPSLGVQINEWQAALLTAVVNLGAYITEIVRAGIQETPRGQLEAANALAMSRWAIFRHVVLRPALQKVWPALSSQIVIVMLGTSVVSQIAAQDLTFAANFIQSRNFRAFETYLVVTALYFALALLLRHLLAWIGQRFIVGRRAPAVSAAPLATPANAAASVGDAA
- a CDS encoding amino acid ABC transporter ATP-binding protein; protein product: MPLVDLCAVHKHYGNNHVLKGVDLRVEAGQVVAIIGRSGSGKSTLLRSINGLEAIDDGQIVVDNAVLQGSQATPARLRALRLNVGMVFQQFNLFPHLTAGQNVALSPVVVKGMKKADANDLARQMLVKVGLADKFDAYPDQLSGGQQQRVAIARALAMQPKVLLCDEITSALDPELVNEVLAVVKQLAAEGMTLIMVTHEMRFARDVGDQLVFMHQGLIHESGPAKEVFASPKTAELAAFIGAVQ
- a CDS encoding FadR/GntR family transcriptional regulator, with protein sequence MHSIPSSVAQALQQRILSGEYPSGSRLPPQRELAESLGVSRASLREALTVLETLGLVDILPSRGVVVRGQTFGAEGANAERMHRPFATPALGTLSPRQLIELRLVLEPGWTALAAARMHAAGLRHLQWLQQQLAHALERNDLLSAAEADLHFHLLLAQLSGNPGLMAMAGQLEHAIGHSLRLPFARNGADDHPAHEHDAIVQAIAAGDVAASAEAMRAHLLSAARRSGIDLTAPPATPEPMQHEPASFRLASIS